One Lysinibacillus sp. OF-1 DNA segment encodes these proteins:
- a CDS encoding DUF4259 domain-containing protein, whose product MGAWGYKALESDEGLDVVGFLQDFMKHHKESSQITLWSIVQMMKNKGFFGDNFEDIDFFYDISAMALAELYCQYLDTGQIYGYESKNVQVHWTANEDSLTFILQYLKDIQDEKPDQHGGREMTELWRESESWLEWQSNLAYLIQRIEQEISCLQQ is encoded by the coding sequence ATGGGTGCATGGGGATACAAAGCATTGGAAAGTGACGAAGGTTTGGATGTAGTGGGCTTTTTACAAGATTTTATGAAGCATCACAAAGAATCGAGTCAGATTACCTTGTGGAGCATTGTCCAGATGATGAAAAATAAAGGCTTTTTTGGAGACAACTTTGAGGATATCGATTTTTTCTACGATATTAGCGCTATGGCACTGGCAGAGCTTTATTGCCAATATCTTGATACAGGTCAAATCTATGGTTACGAAAGTAAGAATGTACAAGTGCACTGGACAGCAAATGAAGACTCTTTGACATTTATTTTACAGTATCTAAAGGACATTCAAGATGAAAAGCCTGATCAGCATGGAGGGAGAGAAATGACAGAACTATGGAGAGAGTCCGAGAGTTGGCTAGAATGGCAGTCGAATCTAGCCTATCTTATACAAAGGATTGAACAAGAAATCAGCTGTTTGCAGCAATAA
- a CDS encoding DUF4274 domain-containing protein yields MEWAKVCKTKDIERVREAVSKLDVNERDVRGRTPLMLFLTNRMPLEAIKLLLAQNIDLEVRDKLGDTALKKAVKFKQAEVLSLLLAEGVDLQAPEGITATAWYAARDHRGIADLLLDTPGAIRLTLQAAEQLQVESILYEESLDTMCHEISKVSSAVILHAIVNGYNWDDGPEPMLAALANPVCAPITMMDMFELMEGEYWLEQTEEELASSYWKRPWKEMAEILQEKLKFCDR; encoded by the coding sequence ATGGAATGGGCGAAGGTGTGTAAAACTAAGGATATTGAGCGCGTGCGAGAGGCGGTAAGCAAGCTGGATGTCAATGAGCGGGATGTACGTGGGAGAACGCCGTTAATGCTTTTCCTAACAAATCGAATGCCACTTGAAGCAATCAAGCTGCTATTGGCACAAAATATTGATTTAGAGGTACGAGATAAGCTAGGTGATACGGCGCTTAAAAAGGCTGTAAAATTTAAGCAAGCAGAGGTACTTTCATTACTACTTGCTGAGGGTGTAGATTTACAGGCGCCTGAGGGGATTACCGCTACAGCTTGGTATGCAGCAAGAGACCATAGAGGGATTGCGGATTTATTGCTGGATACGCCTGGAGCCATTCGACTGACCTTGCAGGCAGCAGAACAGCTGCAAGTGGAGTCCATTTTATATGAGGAATCCCTTGATACAATGTGCCATGAAATAAGTAAGGTGTCATCAGCTGTCATTTTGCATGCCATTGTGAATGGCTATAATTGGGATGATGGACCAGAGCCCATGCTTGCAGCGTTAGCCAATCCAGTATGTGCACCTATAACCATGATGGACATGTTTGAACTGATGGAAGGCGAGTATTGGCTAGAACAAACAGAAGAAGAACTAGCGAGCTCCTATTGGAAACGACCATGGAAAGAGATGGCAGAAATACTACAGGAAAAGTTGAAATTCTGTGATAGATAG
- a CDS encoding DUF6138 family protein, which yields MQQCVEHFLAAVWEQLTAVYQQESKRIMDLKEQSKLQAGVFHYLKVAWKKGKSPNGNIFIDVYEPFSWSDSAYRVEAGPYIQEFTKVNQIEELFSALCTKMETLFQSEQYGFRFFDYHFQVVLEFEHDGTMLSYQKKLLHDHKLALVKEQLATFIETKVMAELPIRPSDHDEFFFAQYLVNPHFFHQSASEIEPLICQLEVKHRANKERLDQWVYYYTMAFKHWAEKQFLPYYFEQTGDYIQEWVLKTEDMVQQLEQEKLNFFLYVALKIGQKEPATRLEYLELAKQLGSQQAVDYLQKGSGRFESMRKREMFQGQANDVLQTIDIRVIVEEEAAYREALHYIIQLLQEGFPKGYKLTFKSKVKNYLPVKKLAKSKLHQFFANCLEYPSLFPLVANYAQIAMEEFAWYQDVEPSEKSAMPGTYGVFGLGLYSKAYFPLVEHYMALVDTEHQSVQDAYAEAFQEVHGLSVEGMPVFVAILLGGSESAKPLKGMDIKGLDLLTALVQELEKKEDYQRAFVLYRIFGSSKKIAQRLKQEEAPMKNELQKLLQWMDL from the coding sequence TTGCAACAGTGTGTAGAACATTTTCTAGCAGCTGTGTGGGAACAACTCACAGCTGTTTATCAACAAGAAAGTAAACGGATAATGGACTTAAAAGAACAAAGTAAATTACAAGCAGGTGTCTTTCATTATTTAAAAGTTGCCTGGAAAAAAGGGAAAAGTCCTAATGGCAATATCTTTATTGATGTCTATGAGCCATTTAGTTGGAGTGATAGTGCCTATAGGGTAGAAGCAGGTCCATACATACAGGAGTTTACCAAAGTAAATCAGATAGAGGAGCTTTTTTCGGCTCTCTGTACAAAAATGGAGACGTTGTTTCAATCCGAGCAATATGGTTTCCGATTTTTTGATTACCATTTTCAAGTAGTCCTTGAATTTGAGCATGACGGGACGATGCTTAGCTATCAGAAAAAGCTTCTCCATGATCATAAGCTAGCGTTAGTGAAAGAGCAGCTGGCCACATTTATTGAAACAAAGGTAATGGCTGAGCTACCTATACGACCAAGTGATCATGATGAATTTTTCTTTGCACAGTATTTAGTCAATCCGCATTTTTTTCATCAGTCAGCCAGTGAAATCGAACCACTTATTTGTCAACTAGAAGTAAAACATCGTGCCAATAAAGAGCGTCTAGACCAATGGGTTTATTATTATACAATGGCGTTTAAGCACTGGGCAGAGAAACAATTTTTACCGTACTATTTTGAACAAACAGGGGATTATATCCAAGAGTGGGTGCTGAAAACTGAGGATATGGTACAGCAACTGGAGCAGGAAAAGCTAAATTTCTTTCTTTATGTAGCATTGAAAATTGGTCAAAAAGAGCCAGCTACCCGTTTAGAGTATCTTGAGCTTGCCAAACAGCTGGGCTCACAGCAAGCTGTTGATTATTTGCAAAAAGGAAGCGGTCGTTTTGAAAGTATGCGGAAGCGTGAGATGTTCCAAGGGCAAGCAAATGATGTTTTACAAACAATTGATATACGAGTAATAGTTGAAGAGGAAGCGGCTTATCGTGAAGCGCTTCATTATATCATTCAACTGTTGCAGGAAGGTTTTCCAAAGGGCTATAAGCTAACCTTCAAGAGTAAAGTGAAAAATTACCTTCCTGTTAAAAAGTTAGCCAAGTCAAAGCTCCATCAGTTTTTTGCCAATTGCCTTGAATATCCTAGCCTTTTTCCGTTAGTAGCGAATTATGCACAGATTGCTATGGAGGAATTTGCATGGTATCAAGATGTCGAGCCGAGCGAAAAATCAGCGATGCCTGGCACCTATGGGGTCTTTGGCTTAGGTCTTTATAGTAAGGCTTATTTCCCGCTCGTTGAACATTATATGGCACTAGTGGATACAGAGCATCAATCTGTACAGGATGCTTATGCGGAGGCTTTTCAGGAGGTACACGGCCTATCAGTGGAGGGGATGCCTGTGTTCGTAGCTATTCTATTAGGTGGGAGTGAATCGGCTAAGCCATTAAAGGGCATGGACATCAAGGGATTAGACTTACTTACGGCACTTGTGCAAGAACTGGAGAAAAAAGAAGACTACCAGCGTGCATTTGTTTTATATCGAATATTTGGTAGTTCCAAGAAGATCGCACAACGTCTAAAGCAAGAAGAAGCACCGATGAAAAATGAGCTGCAGAAATTATTGCAATGGATGGATTTATGA
- a CDS encoding suppressor of fused domain protein, which yields MSEELTAVGWDAIDQALRQVYSEQEPMHYGTMIPYSLGGQDPLDGISAYKSETPIPHWHFVTYGFSELYEKEFDNQEYSGYGFELTFRLVRNENEEEPPAWALNLLQNMGRYVFNSGNVFRAGDYLDANGPICLDADTQLTALAFTYDPQLAEINTPNGKMEFIQMVGISEDELEAMQTWNTLGVLEAGIEQIPSYITDLTRNSLLQNQEVVAAVEHGMEEDGSNTGFLFVDQLAWEIGKKGWFNKQSNVIQLGAKQAEVISKLLRGRILKDKNLSLVGQQITIQFKADSQVGYREDGQEITISLNRAAVEELSQKLVPQESQFTVSSLAGVSFQILKTHIKNQEGAVVKTIG from the coding sequence ATGAGTGAAGAACTAACAGCAGTTGGTTGGGATGCGATTGATCAGGCATTAAGACAGGTGTATAGTGAGCAGGAGCCAATGCATTACGGAACCATGATTCCCTACTCGCTAGGAGGACAAGATCCTTTAGATGGGATAAGTGCCTATAAAAGTGAAACCCCGATTCCGCATTGGCATTTTGTTACATATGGTTTCTCGGAATTATATGAAAAAGAATTTGACAATCAAGAATATAGTGGGTATGGATTTGAGCTGACATTTCGCTTAGTACGCAACGAGAATGAAGAGGAGCCACCTGCTTGGGCTTTAAATTTACTGCAAAATATGGGCAGATATGTCTTTAATAGTGGCAATGTTTTTAGAGCAGGGGATTATTTAGATGCAAATGGACCCATCTGTCTTGATGCTGACACGCAATTAACCGCACTCGCCTTCACATATGATCCACAGCTTGCTGAAATAAATACACCAAATGGAAAAATGGAGTTTATTCAAATGGTTGGTATTTCAGAGGATGAGCTAGAAGCGATGCAGACGTGGAATACACTTGGGGTGCTAGAGGCTGGTATTGAGCAAATACCAAGCTATATTACGGATTTAACACGTAATTCTCTCCTGCAAAATCAAGAAGTTGTCGCAGCAGTTGAGCACGGAATGGAGGAAGATGGCTCCAATACGGGTTTTCTTTTTGTAGACCAGCTCGCTTGGGAGATTGGGAAAAAAGGTTGGTTTAACAAACAGTCCAATGTTATTCAACTCGGGGCGAAACAGGCAGAGGTCATTAGTAAATTACTACGTGGGCGTATTTTAAAAGATAAAAACCTAAGCTTAGTCGGACAACAAATAACAATCCAATTTAAAGCGGATTCCCAAGTTGGCTATCGTGAGGATGGACAGGAAATTACCATTTCATTGAACAGGGCAGCGGTAGAAGAATTAAGTCAAAAGCTAGTGCCACAAGAAAGCCAATTCACTGTGTCTTCTTTAGCAGGTGTAAGCTTTCAAATTTTGAAAACACATATTAAAAATCAAGAAGGAGCGGTTGTGAAAACAATCGGATAA